Proteins from a single region of Lelliottia sp. JS-SCA-14:
- the atpF gene encoding F0F1 ATP synthase subunit B produces MNMNATILGQAIAFILFVWFCMKYVWPPLMAAIEKRQKEIADGLASAERAKKDLDLAQANATDQLKKAKGEAQVIIEQANKRRAQILDEAKAEAEQERTKIVAQAQAEIDAERKRAREELRKQVAILAVAGAEKIIERSVDEAANSDIVDKLVAEL; encoded by the coding sequence GTGAACATGAACGCAACAATCCTCGGCCAGGCCATCGCGTTTATTCTCTTTGTCTGGTTCTGCATGAAGTATGTATGGCCGCCTTTAATGGCAGCCATCGAGAAACGTCAGAAAGAAATTGCTGACGGTCTGGCTTCCGCAGAGCGCGCTAAGAAAGATTTGGACCTTGCACAGGCCAACGCGACAGACCAGCTGAAAAAAGCGAAAGGTGAAGCTCAGGTAATCATTGAACAGGCTAACAAACGCCGTGCTCAGATCCTGGACGAAGCCAAAGCTGAAGCAGAACAGGAACGTACCAAGATCGTTGCACAAGCTCAGGCTGAAATTGATGCTGAGCGTAAACGTGCTCGTGAAGAACTGCGTAAGCAGGTTGCGATTCTGGCTGTTGCTGGCGCCGAGAAGATCATCGAACGTTCCGTGGATGAAGCTGCTAATAGCGACATCGTGGACAAACTTGTCGCTGAACTGTAA
- the atpH gene encoding F0F1 ATP synthase subunit delta yields the protein MSEFVTVARPYAKAAFDFAVEHQNVDRWQDMLAFAAEVTKNEQVAEMLSGALAPETLAASFIAICGEQLDDNGQNLIKVMAENGRLRVLPDVLEQFQHLRALSEATAEVEVTSANELSEEQLAKISAAMEKRLSRKVKLNCKIDKSVMAGVIIRAGDMVIDGSVRGRLERLADVLQS from the coding sequence ATGTCTGAATTTGTTACGGTAGCTCGCCCCTACGCCAAAGCAGCTTTTGACTTTGCTGTCGAACACCAAAATGTCGATCGCTGGCAGGATATGCTGGCGTTTGCCGCTGAGGTAACGAAAAACGAGCAAGTGGCTGAGATGCTTTCCGGTGCGTTAGCACCCGAAACCCTTGCTGCATCGTTTATCGCCATTTGTGGTGAGCAACTGGATGACAACGGCCAGAACCTGATTAAGGTCATGGCTGAAAATGGTCGTCTGCGAGTGCTCCCTGATGTTCTCGAGCAGTTCCAGCACTTACGTGCCCTCAGTGAAGCTACCGCCGAAGTTGAAGTAACCTCTGCGAATGAACTGAGTGAAGAACAGCTTGCGAAGATCTCCGCCGCGATGGAAAAACGTCTGTCACGCAAAGTTAAGCTGAATTGCAAAATCGATAAGTCTGTAATGGCAGGCGTAATCATCCGAGCGGGTGATATGGTCATTGATGGCAGCGTACGCGGCCGTCTTGAACGCCTTGCAGACGTCTTGCAGTCTTAA
- the atpA gene encoding F0F1 ATP synthase subunit alpha, producing MQLNSTEISELIKQRIAQFSVVSEAHNEGTIVSVSDGVIRIHGLADCMQGEMISLPGNRYAIALNLERDSVGAVVMGPYADLAEGMKVKCTGRILEVPVGRGLLGRVVNTLGAPIDGKGPVDNDGFSPIEVIAPGVIERQSVDQPVQTGYKSVDAMIPIGRGQRELIIGDRQTGKTAMAIDAIINQRDSGIKCVYVAIGQKASTISNVVRKLEEHGALSNTIVVVATASESAALQYLAPYAGCAMGEYFRDRGEDALIVYDDLSKQAVAYRQVSLLLRRPPGREAFPGDVFYLHSRLLERASRVNAEYVEKFTNGEVKGKTGSLTALPIIETQAGDVSAFVPTNVISITDGQIFLETNLFNSGIRPAVNPGISVSRVGGAAQTKIIKKLSGGIRTALAQYRELAAFSQFASDLDEATRKQLSHGQKVTELLKQKQYAPMSVAQQGLVLFAAERGYLEDVELAKIGSFEAALLAYVDRDHAPLMQEINQSGGYNDEIEGKLKAILDSFKATQSW from the coding sequence ATGCAACTGAATTCCACCGAAATCAGCGAACTGATCAAGCAGCGCATTGCTCAGTTCAGTGTTGTGAGCGAAGCTCATAACGAAGGTACTATTGTTTCTGTAAGTGACGGTGTTATCCGCATCCACGGCCTGGCCGATTGTATGCAGGGTGAGATGATTTCCCTGCCGGGTAACCGTTACGCTATCGCACTGAACCTGGAGCGCGACTCCGTAGGTGCTGTAGTGATGGGTCCGTACGCTGACCTTGCCGAAGGCATGAAAGTCAAATGTACTGGTCGTATTCTGGAAGTTCCAGTCGGCCGTGGCCTGCTGGGTCGCGTGGTGAACACCCTGGGTGCACCAATCGACGGTAAAGGCCCGGTTGATAACGATGGCTTCTCGCCAATCGAAGTTATCGCACCTGGCGTTATCGAACGTCAGTCCGTTGATCAGCCAGTTCAGACGGGTTATAAATCCGTTGATGCCATGATCCCAATCGGTCGTGGTCAGCGTGAACTGATCATCGGTGACCGTCAGACCGGTAAAACCGCGATGGCAATCGATGCGATCATCAACCAGCGCGATTCCGGCATCAAATGTGTGTACGTGGCTATCGGCCAGAAAGCGTCCACCATTTCTAACGTGGTTCGTAAACTGGAAGAGCATGGCGCGCTGTCAAACACCATCGTGGTGGTTGCAACCGCTTCTGAATCTGCTGCACTGCAATACCTGGCACCATATGCCGGTTGTGCAATGGGCGAATACTTCCGTGACCGCGGTGAAGATGCACTGATCGTGTACGATGACCTGTCTAAACAGGCTGTTGCTTACCGTCAGGTTTCCCTGCTGCTCCGTCGTCCACCAGGACGTGAAGCCTTCCCGGGCGACGTATTTTACCTCCACTCCCGTCTGCTGGAGCGCGCATCCCGCGTTAACGCTGAGTACGTTGAGAAGTTCACCAATGGTGAAGTTAAAGGTAAAACCGGCTCCCTGACTGCACTGCCGATTATCGAAACTCAGGCGGGTGACGTTTCTGCGTTCGTTCCGACCAACGTAATTTCCATTACCGATGGTCAGATCTTCCTCGAAACCAACCTGTTCAACTCCGGTATTCGTCCTGCGGTTAACCCAGGGATCTCCGTATCCCGTGTGGGTGGTGCTGCTCAGACTAAGATCATCAAGAAACTGTCCGGTGGTATCCGTACCGCTCTGGCACAGTATCGTGAACTGGCTGCGTTCTCTCAGTTCGCTTCCGATCTGGATGAAGCGACCCGTAAGCAGTTAAGCCATGGTCAGAAAGTGACCGAGCTGCTGAAACAGAAACAGTATGCCCCAATGTCTGTTGCACAACAGGGCCTGGTGCTGTTCGCGGCTGAACGCGGTTACCTCGAAGATGTGGAACTGGCGAAAATCGGTAGCTTTGAAGCCGCACTGCTGGCTTACGTTGACCGTGATCACGCTCCGCTGATGCAAGAGATTAACCAGTCCGGTGGCTATAACGACGAAATCGAAGGCAAGCTGAAAGCTATCCTCGATTCCTTCAAAGCAACCCAGTCCTGGTAA
- the atpG gene encoding F0F1 ATP synthase subunit gamma yields the protein MAGAKEIRSKIASVQNTQKITKAMEMVAASKMRKSQERMAASRPYADTMRKVIGHLANGNLEYKHPYLEERDVKRVGYLVVSTDRGLCGGLNINLFKKLLAEMKVWSDKGVQSDIAMIGSKGVSFFNSVGGNIVAQVTGMGDNPSLSELIGPVKVMLQAYDEGRLDRLYVVSNKFINTMSQVPTLTQLLPLPASEDEELKHKAWDYLYEPDPKPLLDTLLRRYVESQVYQGVVENLASEQAARMVAMKAATDNGGSLIKELQLVYNKARQASITQELTEIVGGASAV from the coding sequence ATGGCCGGCGCAAAAGAGATACGTAGTAAGATCGCAAGCGTCCAGAACACGCAAAAGATCACTAAAGCGATGGAAATGGTCGCCGCTTCCAAAATGCGTAAATCGCAGGAGCGCATGGCGGCCAGCCGTCCTTATGCAGATACCATGCGCAAAGTGATTGGTCACCTTGCGAACGGTAATCTGGAATATAAGCATCCTTACCTGGAAGAACGCGACGTTAAACGCGTGGGCTACCTGGTGGTGTCTACCGACCGTGGTCTGTGCGGTGGCTTGAACATTAACCTGTTCAAAAAGCTGCTGGCTGAAATGAAAGTCTGGTCCGACAAAGGCGTTCAGAGCGATATCGCGATGATCGGCTCCAAGGGCGTTTCTTTCTTTAATTCAGTAGGTGGCAACATTGTCGCTCAGGTGACCGGCATGGGTGATAACCCGTCCCTGTCCGAACTGATCGGCCCGGTAAAAGTGATGTTGCAGGCCTACGATGAAGGCCGTCTGGACAGACTGTACGTTGTCAGCAACAAATTTATTAATACCATGTCTCAGGTTCCGACCCTCACTCAGCTGCTGCCATTGCCGGCATCAGAAGATGAAGAGTTAAAACATAAAGCCTGGGATTACCTGTATGAACCCGATCCGAAACCGCTGCTGGATACCCTGCTGCGTCGTTACGTTGAATCTCAGGTTTATCAGGGCGTGGTAGAAAACCTGGCCAGCGAGCAGGCCGCACGTATGGTGGCGATGAAAGCCGCGACCGACAATGGCGGCAGCCTGATTAAAGAGCTGCAGTTGGTATACAACAAAGCTCGTCAGGCCAGCATTACTCAGGAACTCACCGAAATCGTCGGTGGTGCATCCGCGGTATAA
- the atpD gene encoding F0F1 ATP synthase subunit beta: MATGKIVQVIGAVVDVEFPQDAVPRVYDALEVQNGNESLVLEVQQQLGGGIVRTIAMGSSDGLRRGLEVKDLEHPIEVPVGKATLGRIMNVLGQPIDMKGDIGEEERWAIHREAPSYEELSSSQELLETGIKVMDLICPFAKGGKVGLFGGAGVGKTVNMMELIRNIAIEHSGYSVFAGVGERTREGNDFYHEMTDSNVLDKVSLVYGQMNEPPGNRLRVALTGLTMAEKFRDEGRDVLLFVDNIYRYTLAGTEVSALLGRMPSAVGYQPTLAEEMGVLQERITSTKTGSITSVQAVYVPADDLTDPSPATTFAHLDATVVLSRQIASLGIYPAVDPLDSTSRQLDPLVVGQEHYDTARGVQSILQRYQELKDIIAILGMDELSEEDKLVVARARKIQRFLSQPFFVAEVFTGSPGKFVSLKDTIRGFKGIMEGEYDHLPEQAFYMVGTIDEAVEKAKKL, translated from the coding sequence ATGGCTACTGGAAAAATTGTCCAGGTAATCGGCGCCGTGGTTGACGTCGAATTCCCTCAGGATGCCGTACCGCGCGTGTACGATGCTCTTGAGGTTCAGAATGGTAATGAGAGCCTGGTGCTGGAAGTTCAGCAGCAGCTCGGTGGTGGTATCGTGCGTACCATCGCCATGGGTTCTTCTGACGGTCTGCGTCGTGGTCTGGAAGTTAAAGACCTTGAGCACCCGATCGAAGTCCCGGTTGGTAAAGCAACGCTGGGTCGTATCATGAACGTGCTCGGTCAGCCGATCGACATGAAAGGCGACATCGGCGAAGAAGAGCGTTGGGCGATTCACCGCGAAGCGCCTTCCTACGAAGAGCTGTCAAGCTCTCAGGAACTGCTGGAAACCGGTATCAAAGTAATGGACCTGATCTGCCCGTTTGCAAAAGGCGGTAAAGTCGGTCTGTTCGGTGGTGCGGGTGTAGGTAAAACCGTAAACATGATGGAGCTGATCCGTAACATCGCGATCGAGCACTCCGGTTACTCCGTGTTTGCAGGTGTGGGTGAGCGTACTCGTGAGGGTAACGACTTCTACCACGAAATGACCGACTCCAACGTTCTGGATAAAGTATCCCTGGTTTACGGCCAGATGAACGAGCCACCAGGAAACCGTCTGCGTGTGGCACTGACCGGCCTGACTATGGCTGAGAAGTTCCGTGACGAAGGTCGTGACGTACTGCTGTTCGTTGATAACATCTACCGTTACACCCTGGCCGGTACTGAAGTATCTGCACTGCTGGGCCGTATGCCATCAGCGGTAGGTTATCAGCCGACTCTGGCGGAAGAGATGGGCGTTCTGCAGGAACGTATCACTTCTACCAAAACCGGTTCTATCACCTCCGTACAGGCGGTATACGTACCTGCGGATGACTTGACTGACCCATCTCCAGCCACCACCTTTGCTCACTTAGATGCAACCGTGGTACTGAGCCGTCAGATCGCGTCTCTGGGTATCTACCCGGCCGTTGACCCGCTGGACTCCACCAGCCGTCAGCTGGATCCACTGGTTGTTGGTCAGGAACACTACGACACCGCGCGTGGCGTTCAGTCCATCCTGCAGCGTTACCAGGAACTGAAAGACATCATCGCGATCCTGGGTATGGACGAACTGTCTGAAGAAGACAAACTGGTGGTAGCACGTGCGCGTAAGATTCAGCGCTTCCTGTCCCAGCCGTTCTTCGTTGCAGAAGTCTTTACCGGTTCTCCGGGTAAATTCGTATCGCTGAAAGATACCATCCGTGGCTTTAAAGGCATCATGGAAGGC